One part of the Streptomyces sp. NBC_00286 genome encodes these proteins:
- a CDS encoding sulfatase-like hydrolase/transferase, with the protein MRPVRSSRPYDSKGTAVRHNLLFLMTDQHRVDTLGAYGNPHVRTPHLDRLAAQGTRFDSCYTPTAICTPARASLLTGAAPFRHKLLANYERNVGYLEDLADDQFTFAEQLRGEGYNLGLLGKWHGGVRRTAADYGFQGPDLAGWHNPVDHPDYLAYLKQNGMPGYAISDRMRGTTPNGSPGNLLAARLHQPVEATFEYYLATRTIEMLHRFAADERAGEGAPFFLATHFFGPHLPYILPDAYFDLYDPSSVELPASIGETFAGKPPVQSNYSKLWAFDTMPIEDSRKLIAVYWGYVTLIDEQIGRILDAVRELGLDERTAVCFTADHGEFTGAHRLHDKGPAMYEDIYRIPGLLRVPGAVPGQVREEFVSLTDYTATILELAGSDPAPAVDSRSLLPLARGERPAWDEHHLAEYHGHHFPYPQRMLRTRRHKLVVNPESHNELYDLQTDPHELLNRYDHPELRDVRTQLMHRMYRLLRDRGDNFFHWMTPMYDVPTDHDTTLSSFETEEREKA; encoded by the coding sequence ATGCGCCCCGTCCGTTCGTCACGTCCGTACGACTCGAAAGGCACCGCCGTGCGCCACAACTTGCTCTTCCTGATGACCGACCAGCATCGCGTCGACACCCTCGGCGCCTACGGCAACCCGCACGTGCGCACCCCCCACCTGGACCGCCTCGCCGCGCAGGGCACCCGCTTCGACAGCTGCTACACGCCGACCGCCATCTGCACTCCGGCCCGGGCCAGCCTGCTGACCGGCGCGGCACCCTTCAGGCACAAGCTGCTCGCCAACTACGAGCGCAATGTGGGGTACTTGGAGGACCTGGCCGACGACCAGTTCACCTTCGCCGAGCAACTGCGCGGCGAGGGCTACAACCTGGGCCTCCTCGGCAAGTGGCACGGCGGCGTCCGGCGCACCGCCGCCGACTACGGCTTCCAGGGCCCGGACCTCGCCGGCTGGCACAACCCCGTCGATCACCCCGACTACCTGGCCTACCTCAAGCAGAACGGCATGCCCGGGTACGCCATCAGCGACCGGATGCGCGGCACGACCCCCAACGGCAGCCCCGGCAACCTCCTCGCGGCCCGGCTGCACCAGCCCGTCGAGGCCACCTTCGAGTACTACCTGGCGACCCGCACCATCGAGATGCTCCACCGCTTCGCCGCGGACGAGCGGGCCGGGGAGGGCGCCCCGTTCTTCCTCGCCACCCACTTCTTCGGCCCGCACCTGCCGTACATCCTCCCCGACGCGTACTTCGACCTGTACGACCCGAGCTCGGTGGAGCTGCCCGCCTCCATCGGCGAGACCTTCGCGGGCAAGCCACCGGTGCAGAGCAACTACAGCAAGCTGTGGGCGTTCGACACCATGCCGATCGAGGACAGCCGCAAACTCATCGCCGTCTACTGGGGCTACGTCACCCTCATCGACGAGCAGATCGGCCGCATCCTCGACGCCGTACGGGAGTTGGGCCTGGACGAGCGCACCGCGGTGTGCTTCACCGCCGACCACGGCGAGTTCACCGGCGCCCACCGGCTGCACGACAAGGGCCCCGCCATGTACGAGGACATCTACCGCATCCCCGGGCTGCTGCGGGTGCCGGGCGCCGTACCCGGCCAGGTGCGCGAGGAGTTCGTCTCCCTCACCGACTACACGGCGACCATCCTGGAACTCGCCGGCAGCGACCCCGCCCCGGCCGTCGACAGCCGCAGCCTGCTGCCCCTCGCCCGCGGCGAACGACCGGCCTGGGACGAGCACCACCTGGCCGAGTACCACGGCCACCACTTCCCGTACCCGCAGCGCATGCTCCGCACCCGCCGGCACAAGCTGGTCGTCAACCCCGAGTCACACAACGAGCTGTACGACCTGCAGACCGACCCGCACGAGCTCCTCAACCGCTACGACCACCCGGAGCTCCGGGACGTACGCACCCAGTTGATGCACCGCATGTACCGCCTGCTACGGGACCGCGGCGACAACTTCTTCCACTGGATGACACCCATGTACGACGTGCCGACGGACCACGACACGACGCTGTCGTCGTTCGAGACGGAGGAGAGGGAGAAGGCGTGA
- a CDS encoding DUF418 domain-containing protein produces MHTSRRTQTLSDATSVPGRSRVWEVDVLRGFALLGILLVNVQIMAGQQVGPEGELVVSQSDKVVEWLVTALISAKFYLMFSFLFGYSFTLQRASAERAGAPFAPRHLRRLICLFLLGLAHGVLLFSGDVLMVYAVLSLVLFWVRDSAARTLVRAAIWLIVGASACLLAWGMSTVRFAEPLGPQDISSTVNASVAAWRGDPGSVVGAHLRVLHDTLGWNVVYSADMLAALLLGLAAGRRRILADSFRYRAWLTQIVICCLPIGLAGSVFMAICRNGPLDARWYDVGSAVGVLTAPFLSVVYVCGLLLLLRTGLGRRVGCALAPAGRMALTNYLTQSLVMALVFTGYGLAWYGRFGMTVLLLGCFALYAAQLTLSSHLLRHVPYGPAEWLLRTATLARRP; encoded by the coding sequence TTGCATACCTCGCGCCGTACACAAACACTTTCCGACGCCACGTCGGTACCGGGGCGGAGCCGCGTCTGGGAAGTCGACGTACTGCGCGGGTTCGCGCTGCTGGGCATCCTCCTGGTCAACGTCCAGATCATGGCTGGGCAGCAGGTGGGTCCGGAGGGCGAACTGGTCGTGTCACAGTCGGACAAGGTGGTCGAGTGGCTGGTCACAGCCCTGATCTCCGCCAAGTTCTACCTGATGTTCTCGTTCCTGTTCGGGTACAGCTTCACTCTGCAGCGAGCCTCGGCCGAGCGCGCGGGTGCACCCTTCGCACCTCGGCATCTACGCCGTCTGATCTGTCTGTTCCTGCTCGGCCTCGCTCACGGCGTGTTGCTGTTCTCAGGCGACGTCCTGATGGTTTACGCGGTGCTGAGTCTCGTACTGTTCTGGGTCCGGGACTCCGCGGCACGCACGCTGGTGCGGGCTGCGATCTGGCTCATAGTCGGTGCCTCGGCATGCCTGCTGGCCTGGGGAATGTCCACGGTCCGATTCGCAGAGCCGCTGGGGCCGCAGGACATCTCGTCCACGGTGAACGCGAGCGTGGCGGCCTGGCGGGGCGATCCCGGCTCGGTCGTCGGGGCCCATCTGCGGGTGCTGCATGACACGCTGGGCTGGAACGTCGTCTACTCGGCCGACATGCTGGCGGCCCTCCTGCTCGGACTCGCCGCGGGCCGACGTCGGATCCTCGCCGACAGCTTCCGGTACCGCGCGTGGCTGACACAGATCGTCATCTGCTGCCTGCCGATCGGGCTGGCCGGGAGTGTCTTCATGGCCATCTGCCGCAACGGGCCGCTCGATGCGCGCTGGTACGACGTCGGTTCGGCTGTCGGCGTGCTGACCGCTCCGTTCCTGTCCGTTGTGTACGTCTGCGGCCTGCTGCTCCTGTTACGCACCGGCCTCGGCCGGCGGGTCGGATGTGCCCTGGCCCCGGCCGGCCGGATGGCCTTGACCAACTACCTCACGCAGTCGTTGGTGATGGCCCTGGTCTTCACCGGATACGGTCTGGCGTGGTACGGCCGCTTCGGGATGACCGTGCTGCTACTTGGCTGCTTCGCCCTGTACGCGGCACAACTGACCCTGAGCAGCCACCTGTTGCGCCACGTACCGTACGGGCCGGCCGAATGGCTGTTGCGCACGGCTACCTTGGCGCGCAGGCCGTGA
- a CDS encoding glycoside hydrolase family 19 protein, with protein MRSTTPRLGGRTSGRLVRVGFAASTILAAIAATLFAAAPEKLGLAAESSSSEGPIVGLAGKCIDVAEGNSANGTAVQLFDCNSTDAQLVSRRADGTLRVFGKCLDARDFGTADGTAVHLWDCHGGPNQQWVVNEAHDIVNPAADKCLDVRDSNGSNGARLQIWTCTGAANQKWTTAKPGARLASRVPGSAGFVVSEAQFSQMFPNRNSFYTYSGLVTALSAHPGFAATGSDTVRKQEAAAFLANAGHETGGLQHIVEQNTANYPHYCDPNQSYGCPAGQDAYYGRGPIQLSWNYNYKAAGDALGIDLLNNPGLVQNDAAVAWKTALWYWNTQSGPGTTTPHDSMVNQAGFGQTIRSINGALECDGKNPAQVQSRVHSYQHFAHILGVAPGAGLSC; from the coding sequence ATGAGGTCCACCACACCCCGCTTAGGGGGGCGCACTTCCGGAAGACTTGTTCGCGTCGGCTTCGCAGCGAGCACCATCCTGGCCGCCATTGCAGCCACGTTGTTCGCCGCCGCACCGGAGAAGCTGGGCCTGGCGGCCGAATCGTCATCGTCGGAGGGACCGATTGTCGGATTGGCGGGCAAATGCATCGACGTGGCGGAGGGAAACAGCGCCAACGGCACCGCCGTTCAGCTCTTCGACTGCAACAGCACCGACGCGCAACTCGTGTCGAGACGAGCTGACGGAACCCTGCGGGTGTTCGGCAAGTGCCTGGACGCTCGCGACTTCGGGACCGCCGACGGGACGGCGGTCCACCTGTGGGACTGCCACGGCGGCCCCAACCAGCAGTGGGTGGTCAACGAGGCCCATGACATCGTCAACCCGGCCGCGGACAAGTGCTTGGACGTGCGGGACAGCAACGGCTCCAACGGCGCGCGCCTCCAGATCTGGACCTGCACGGGTGCCGCGAATCAGAAGTGGACCACCGCGAAGCCCGGGGCGCGACTGGCCAGCCGTGTCCCGGGGAGCGCGGGCTTCGTCGTGAGTGAGGCACAGTTCAGCCAGATGTTCCCGAATCGGAATTCTTTCTACACCTACAGCGGGCTGGTCACGGCGTTGAGCGCTCACCCCGGCTTCGCCGCCACCGGCAGCGACACCGTCAGGAAGCAGGAGGCCGCCGCCTTCCTCGCCAATGCAGGCCACGAGACCGGCGGCTTGCAGCACATTGTCGAGCAGAACACCGCCAACTACCCGCACTATTGCGACCCCAACCAGTCCTACGGCTGCCCTGCCGGGCAGGACGCCTATTACGGCCGTGGCCCGATCCAGCTCAGTTGGAATTACAACTACAAGGCGGCGGGCGACGCGTTGGGGATCGACCTGCTCAACAACCCCGGGCTGGTCCAGAACGATGCAGCTGTGGCCTGGAAGACGGCCCTGTGGTACTGGAACACCCAGTCCGGGCCGGGCACTACAACCCCACATGACAGCATGGTGAACCAGGCAGGCTTCGGCCAGACCATCCGCTCTATCAACGGGGCCCTGGAATGCGACGGTAAAAATCCCGCCCAGGTCCAGAGCCGCGTCCACTCCTACCAGCACTTCGCTCACATCCTCGGAGTTGCACCGGGAGCCGGTCTCTCCTGCTGA
- a CDS encoding IclR family transcriptional regulator domain-containing protein → MERLGRIRRIGYSVTRGELAPDVVGIAAPIRDENKPVGGILSRASPRMRDLRPWLGRRRRLPVLSAPREARRRCASGLRSAPRRCCRRATSATPRTPRSPCIQAVRRHAGRAE, encoded by the coding sequence ATGGAACGCCTCGGCCGCATCCGCCGGATCGGCTACTCCGTCACGCGAGGAGAACTCGCCCCCGATGTGGTGGGCATCGCTGCGCCGATCCGTGACGAGAACAAGCCGGTCGGCGGCATCCTGAGTCGGGCCTCGCCCCGCATGCGTGACCTGCGGCCATGGCTTGGCCGCAGGCGCAGGTTGCCAGTCCTGTCCGCCCCGCGGGAAGCACGGCGGCGATGCGCTTCCGGGCTCAGGAGTGCTCCCCGGCGCTGCTGCCGACGAGCCACATCAGCAACACCTCGAACTCCCCGTTCTCCGTGCATCCAGGCTGTTCGCCGTCATGCCGGACGAGCTGAGTGA
- a CDS encoding N-acetylmuramoyl-L-alanine amidase, with the protein MTQSRSRSAHMSRRALLGVLGAAVAVPGVSACLSDNGKSATGNLVFTGNRTSRLVRNLVTRAEWGADESKRFGADGTETSPPKFFPLQALTLHHTATDNDDPDPAATVRRIYEEHAVDNDWGDIGYHFIVDGEGRVYEGRFSGDDPMPAHDGDGNVVTAFHTSGFNSGNLGIALLGDLDARPPTDAALEAVSGLLAVLAHMHRLDPKAHITYKNPVDGATKKTPTMGGHRDWMESGCPGGLLYGKLDALRAAVSERQAAHAMDEADRRA; encoded by the coding sequence TTGACGCAGTCACGCTCCCGCTCCGCGCATATGTCCCGTCGCGCCCTGCTGGGCGTACTCGGGGCCGCCGTCGCCGTACCCGGCGTCTCGGCGTGCTTGTCGGACAACGGAAAGTCCGCGACCGGAAACCTTGTCTTCACAGGAAACCGGACGTCGCGCCTGGTCAGGAACTTAGTCACGCGTGCGGAGTGGGGAGCCGACGAGTCCAAGCGCTTCGGGGCGGACGGAACCGAGACCTCACCGCCCAAGTTCTTCCCGCTCCAGGCGCTGACCTTGCATCACACCGCCACCGACAACGACGACCCCGACCCGGCGGCCACGGTGCGGAGGATCTACGAGGAGCACGCGGTCGACAACGACTGGGGCGACATCGGCTACCACTTCATCGTCGACGGCGAGGGCCGCGTCTACGAGGGTCGCTTCTCGGGCGACGACCCCATGCCCGCGCACGACGGCGACGGAAACGTGGTGACGGCCTTCCACACCAGCGGATTCAACTCGGGCAACCTCGGCATCGCACTTCTGGGCGACCTGGACGCGCGGCCGCCCACGGACGCGGCGTTGGAAGCCGTCAGCGGCCTGCTGGCGGTGCTGGCGCACATGCACCGCCTCGACCCCAAGGCGCACATCACTTACAAGAACCCGGTCGACGGTGCCACCAAGAAGACCCCGACGATGGGCGGTCACCGCGACTGGATGGAGAGCGGATGCCCCGGCGGACTGCTGTACGGCAAGCTCGACGCCCTGCGCGCAGCGGTGTCCGAGAGGCAGGCGGCCCATGCCATGGACGAGGCCGACCGCAGGGCGTAG
- a CDS encoding DUF418 domain-containing protein, whose protein sequence is MRFSPHTPTRSRAESPPTRAPRRDGRVREIDVLRGFALLGILLVNVQAMAGPHMGPGGQPITSRADEVAAWLVTALVGSKFYLLFSFLFGYSFILQWASAERAGVAFAPRHVRRLACLFLLGLAHGVLLFDGDVLMIYAVLGLVLFAVRDIAPRTAVWAAAWFVAGASVCLLARGLITVAFSEPARPQDIAAWGHEMVTAYRGDPGSIVQANLQSLRGRLGGNIVYSADVLAAFLVGLAAGTRGVLAAPFRYRARMVRIVAWGLPIGLAGSVFMAVCRDGPLDSRWYDVGSAVGVLTAPALTAAYVCGLLLLLHTRPGRRVGDALAPAGRLALTNYLTQSLVMALVFTGYGLAGYGRYGTVAVLAGCCVLYAAQLAFSRWLTRHVGYGPAEWLLRAVTLAHRP, encoded by the coding sequence TTGCGCTTCTCGCCCCACACACCGACACGTTCCCGCGCCGAGTCACCGCCCACGCGGGCGCCGCGGCGGGACGGCCGGGTCCGGGAGATCGACGTCCTGCGCGGGTTCGCGCTGCTGGGCATCCTCCTGGTCAACGTTCAGGCCATGGCCGGGCCGCACATGGGCCCGGGTGGCCAGCCGATCACGTCGCGTGCCGACGAGGTGGCCGCGTGGCTGGTCACCGCTCTTGTCGGCAGCAAGTTCTATCTGCTCTTCTCGTTCCTGTTCGGGTACAGCTTCATCTTGCAGTGGGCCTCGGCCGAGCGCGCGGGGGTGGCCTTCGCCCCCAGGCACGTGCGCCGTCTGGCCTGTCTGTTCCTGCTCGGTCTCGCTCATGGCGTGCTGCTGTTCGACGGCGACGTCCTGATGATCTACGCCGTGCTGGGCCTCGTACTGTTCGCGGTCCGGGACATCGCGCCGCGTACGGCGGTATGGGCCGCGGCCTGGTTCGTCGCCGGTGCCTCCGTATGCCTGCTGGCTCGGGGCCTGATCACTGTCGCCTTCTCGGAACCCGCGCGTCCGCAGGACATCGCAGCCTGGGGGCACGAGATGGTGACGGCCTACCGGGGCGATCCTGGCTCGATCGTCCAGGCCAATCTGCAGTCGCTGCGCGGCAGGCTGGGCGGCAACATTGTGTACAGCGCCGACGTGCTGGCGGCCTTCCTGGTGGGCCTCGCCGCGGGCACACGCGGGGTGCTCGCCGCGCCCTTCCGGTACCGCGCGCGGATGGTGCGCATCGTCGCCTGGGGCCTGCCCATCGGTCTGGCCGGAAGCGTCTTCATGGCGGTGTGCCGCGACGGGCCGCTGGACTCGCGCTGGTATGACGTCGGATCGGCTGTCGGAGTGCTCACCGCCCCGGCGCTGACCGCCGCGTACGTCTGCGGCCTGCTGCTCCTGCTGCACACCCGCCCCGGTCGGCGAGTCGGCGACGCGCTGGCCCCGGCCGGCCGGCTGGCGCTGACCAACTACCTCACCCAGTCGCTGGTCATGGCACTCGTCTTCACCGGTTATGGCCTGGCCGGGTACGGCCGGTACGGCACCGTCGCGGTCCTGGCCGGGTGCTGCGTCCTGTACGCTGCGCAGCTCGCGTTCAGCAGATGGCTGACGCGCCATGTCGGGTACGGTCCGGCCGAGTGGCTGCTGCGCGCCGTAACTCTGGCGCACAGGCCATGA
- a CDS encoding type IV secretory system conjugative DNA transfer family protein, translating to MYGSELAPWAIVLVAGACLVLFGGVWLGGTIGAALTGGGWHPPAFALTTFGTLLTEGTGKLWPDASPVGVTAGIVGLFGAVVAVGVLAGRRVMRFLSRPKGLAGRRELASMCPDGIAARARNLRPSLKGREHLHPDETGNLLGDLEPNGPELRSSFEDVELDLMAPRAGKSTGIAVPRVLRAQGAVLLTSNKSDVYAVTRGEREKTGKVWTFDPQGIAHTPREMWWDILADCHTIEGARRLAGHFVASVNDDQSKKDFWISAAQNTLTALFLAAARGKASVLDLLAWLADPADRTPVDLLRDVNMIAMAEQLQGTVRGAVETRDGIYETARQCVACLLDPEIVAWVTPDPHRPQFKPHEHVLTQDTLYLLSKDGGGSAAGVIAGLADATMRAGVVAAERMGGRLDPPMTAVLDEAANVCRISDLPDMYSHFGSRGINVVTLLQSYRQGSRVWGEAGMDAMWSAATIKLLGAGLDDADFVEKISKLVGQADVRTPSISKSKEGTSRSYSYRLDPVLPADKIRALPKGTALLLATGVRPALIRLRPWYKEPGAGPISAAAKAEVAAITERATRSWAGSAATGVEDAVGRWQRDAVSLHKRAAD from the coding sequence ATGTACGGCAGCGAGCTGGCGCCGTGGGCAATCGTGCTGGTGGCGGGCGCGTGCCTGGTGCTCTTCGGAGGCGTCTGGCTCGGCGGGACCATCGGCGCCGCGCTGACCGGCGGGGGCTGGCATCCCCCGGCGTTCGCCCTGACCACCTTCGGCACCCTGCTCACCGAGGGAACGGGGAAGCTGTGGCCGGACGCGTCGCCGGTCGGCGTGACCGCCGGGATCGTCGGGCTCTTCGGCGCGGTCGTCGCCGTCGGCGTCCTGGCCGGCCGCCGCGTGATGCGCTTCCTCTCGCGGCCCAAAGGGCTGGCCGGTCGGCGGGAGCTGGCCTCCATGTGCCCGGACGGCATCGCCGCCCGCGCCCGCAACCTGCGCCCCTCGCTCAAGGGCCGGGAACACCTCCACCCCGACGAGACCGGCAACCTCCTCGGCGACCTGGAACCGAACGGCCCCGAACTGCGCTCCTCCTTCGAGGACGTGGAGCTGGACCTGATGGCCCCGCGCGCCGGCAAGTCCACCGGCATCGCCGTCCCGCGCGTGCTGCGCGCCCAGGGCGCGGTGCTGCTGACGTCCAACAAGTCCGACGTGTACGCCGTCACCCGCGGCGAACGCGAGAAGACCGGCAAGGTGTGGACGTTCGACCCGCAGGGCATCGCCCACACCCCGCGCGAGATGTGGTGGGACATCCTCGCCGACTGCCACACCATCGAGGGCGCCCGCCGCCTGGCCGGACACTTCGTGGCCTCCGTCAACGACGACCAGTCCAAGAAGGACTTCTGGATCTCCGCGGCCCAGAACACCCTCACCGCCCTGTTCCTCGCCGCCGCCCGCGGCAAGGCCTCCGTGCTCGACCTGCTGGCCTGGCTCGCCGACCCCGCCGATCGCACGCCGGTCGACCTGCTGCGGGACGTCAACATGATCGCCATGGCCGAGCAGCTGCAGGGCACGGTCCGTGGCGCGGTGGAGACCCGCGACGGCATCTACGAGACCGCCCGGCAGTGCGTGGCCTGCCTGCTCGACCCGGAGATCGTGGCCTGGGTGACGCCCGACCCGCATCGTCCGCAGTTCAAGCCGCACGAGCACGTGCTCACCCAGGACACCCTCTACCTGCTGTCCAAGGACGGCGGCGGCTCGGCCGCGGGCGTCATCGCGGGCCTCGCCGACGCGACGATGCGCGCGGGCGTGGTCGCAGCCGAGCGCATGGGCGGTCGGCTCGACCCGCCGATGACCGCCGTCCTCGACGAGGCCGCGAACGTCTGCCGCATCTCCGACCTGCCAGACATGTACAGCCACTTCGGCTCGCGCGGCATCAACGTCGTCACGCTGCTCCAGAGCTACCGCCAGGGCAGCCGCGTATGGGGCGAGGCGGGCATGGACGCGATGTGGAGCGCGGCCACGATCAAACTCCTCGGCGCCGGCCTCGACGACGCCGACTTCGTCGAGAAGATCTCCAAGCTCGTCGGCCAGGCCGACGTGCGTACCCCGTCAATCTCCAAGAGCAAGGAGGGCACCTCCCGCTCCTACTCCTACCGGCTGGACCCGGTGCTGCCCGCGGACAAGATCCGCGCCCTGCCCAAGGGCACCGCACTGCTCCTGGCCACCGGTGTACGGCCCGCCCTGATCCGCCTGCGCCCCTGGTACAAGGAGCCAGGCGCGGGCCCGATTTCCGCGGCGGCCAAGGCGGAGGTGGCGGCGATCACCGAGCGGGCCACCCGATCCTGGGCGGGGTCCGCCGCGACGGGAGTCGAGGACGCCGTGGGCAGGTGGCAGAGGGATGCCGTATCCCTGCACAAACGTGCCGCCGACTAG
- a CDS encoding ATP/GTP-binding protein — MAPPRGWHGPGGGQVANLDPPTMWRATTVQACGLWPFAAGSGAPMTGVPLGQHLYTGATVCGDPFSWFTRAHYISNPSLFMLGMPGLGKSTLVNRMLIGLSAIGVVPLVLGDLKPDYADTVRALGGQVVSIGRGVGGINVLDPGAMGTAARRIGGEAGRVLVSETHGRVLNMVAALITIVRDNPMDDHEQSVLSAALHHLRERTPPDRAPLLPDLVQVLTEGPDRVRAVTLDRGSDTRYRDAVDPLHRSLLGILDGPLGDTFASETSTRINLDSPAVCVDISRIGEADTQLTAAAMLAAWSDGLGTVAASHALADAGLAPRRWFFTVLDELWRPLRAASGIVDRIDALTRLNRTLGLGDAKITHTLKDAEALGTDADRVKARGFVERAGMVVCAGLPRQEMEELGHIVGLSRREIELVSSWSSPPGWAAHGDREEPPGRGRFLIKVGGRPGIPIQVAITDTERHLHDTNKRWAGAGQVVEQAPAPSLSKQPTENGGWSR, encoded by the coding sequence CTGGCGCCGCCGCGCGGCTGGCACGGACCCGGCGGCGGCCAGGTCGCCAACCTGGACCCGCCGACGATGTGGCGCGCCACCACCGTGCAGGCGTGCGGGCTTTGGCCGTTCGCGGCGGGCTCAGGCGCGCCCATGACCGGCGTCCCGCTGGGCCAGCACCTGTACACCGGGGCCACTGTGTGCGGAGACCCCTTCTCGTGGTTCACCCGCGCCCACTACATCTCCAACCCGTCGCTGTTCATGCTCGGCATGCCGGGCCTGGGCAAGTCCACCCTGGTCAACCGCATGCTCATCGGTCTGTCCGCCATCGGTGTGGTGCCGCTGGTGCTGGGCGACCTCAAGCCCGACTACGCCGACACCGTGCGCGCCCTGGGCGGCCAGGTCGTCTCCATCGGACGCGGAGTGGGCGGCATCAACGTCCTCGATCCCGGCGCCATGGGCACCGCGGCCCGACGCATCGGCGGTGAGGCCGGTCGCGTGCTGGTCTCCGAGACGCACGGCCGCGTCCTGAACATGGTCGCCGCGCTCATCACCATCGTGCGCGACAACCCCATGGACGACCACGAGCAGTCCGTGCTGTCCGCGGCCCTGCACCATCTGCGCGAACGCACGCCGCCGGACCGCGCGCCCCTCCTGCCCGACCTGGTACAGGTCCTCACCGAAGGGCCGGACCGGGTCCGGGCGGTGACCCTGGACCGCGGATCCGACACCCGCTACCGCGACGCCGTGGACCCGCTGCACCGCTCGCTGCTGGGCATCCTGGACGGGCCGCTGGGGGACACCTTCGCCTCCGAGACCTCCACCCGCATCAACCTCGATTCGCCCGCGGTGTGCGTGGACATCTCCCGGATCGGCGAGGCGGACACCCAGCTCACCGCGGCGGCGATGCTGGCGGCATGGTCCGACGGGCTGGGCACAGTGGCCGCGTCGCACGCCCTGGCGGACGCCGGACTCGCGCCCCGGCGCTGGTTCTTCACCGTGCTCGACGAGCTGTGGCGGCCACTGCGCGCGGCCTCCGGCATCGTCGACCGCATCGACGCCCTGACCCGCCTCAACCGTACCCTCGGCCTGGGTGACGCCAAGATCACTCACACGCTGAAGGACGCCGAGGCGCTGGGCACCGACGCCGACCGGGTCAAGGCGCGCGGCTTCGTCGAGCGCGCCGGCATGGTGGTGTGCGCGGGGCTGCCGCGCCAGGAGATGGAGGAGCTGGGCCACATCGTGGGGCTGTCCCGCCGGGAGATCGAACTCGTCTCCTCCTGGTCCTCGCCGCCGGGCTGGGCCGCGCACGGGGACCGCGAGGAACCGCCCGGCCGCGGCCGTTTCCTGATCAAGGTCGGTGGCCGGCCGGGCATCCCGATCCAGGTTGCCATCACCGACACCGAGCGGCATCTGCACGACACCAACAAGCGCTGGGCCGGGGCCGGACAGGTGGTCGAGCAAGCACCCGCACCGTCCCTGTCCAAGCAGCCGACCGAGAACGGGGGGTGGTCCCGGTGA